The genomic stretch agaaaaaattagcctaaatttattttttaataatctcaaACTAAAAAATTTAGGCTAGAAAAGTTAGagcaaaaaaattgtttatgggctaaaaattttaagttttagtcCAAGGGTTAGAGATGATCTAATAGACTAATATATCGCAGTTGTATGCTAAAATCTCCCCAACTGGAGGGTCGGAAAGAGCCTTGGTCCTATCCAGCAATGCAACAGAAAATGGTACGAAAAAAAGATAAAGATGTCAATGCGTCTGGTATAATGCACGTTTGAACATGTATGCTGGAAAACCCTAAATATAGAACAAGGTATCTCTTCCAAGTTACATTACTTGCAACAAAAGTACAAGCTCAGAAGCTTTTAACGATGTCGAATCTGGAAAAAAAGGGGAAACAAAGGGGGACAAGTCAGTAGAAGGAAAGAATTGAGATCGTAGGTATTTTTTCAAACGATGGTCGCTTACCAACCTCGAAATACAAGTACAACATGCAACGGGACTGCAGACAAAACTCTCTCTTTAAACATGGAGTAGTAGAAGCTGTAAACAGGACACTTCAACTTGCTTTTTCAGCGCTGTTGAAAATCCGCAATCTATAAGAACAAAAGGACTGGTTTAATGGTTCCTTCACATAAAAATTGGCGAAAACCGACTTACAATTCTGCATGCGTGTACAGATAGAACATTTCAGGTCCAAAATTTGGATACTGGTAGTTCCATTGTGTTGCGGCCTATACACATGGTCACGCGGTACAATATCTACAGAATAACCGGCAGAACAACGTATTCACAGTAACAGGGTAAATTTGTAACACATGCTATGGACTTCTAAGAAGGGTCAAGACATCATAATTCGCCTTTCATTCATCTTGTTCATGACCCGGGATGCATCGTTAAGTCTATTTGATCTTTCGTAGATGCTGGCAACAACGAGATGTAACTCCTTCTTGTTGATGTTGGGATCAGAGATCAGCCTCTCAAATAGTGACTCTACCATCTTAAAATCTTTTCTTGCACCGTAAAGACTAAGCATCTGGAAGTGAACTTCGTCGGAGAAAACACACCCTTCTTCCTGCATCTCACTGTATACAGCATCTGCCTTCTCAAATTCCCGTAACTTTCCATAAGCATTGAGAACTAGATCAATCACATTGGAAGCAGGAAAGTATCCTGCCACTCTCATCTTTTCAAACACCTCAATGCAGTTCGCGTACTTCCGGTTTCTTGAAAAAAGATCAATCATGCAACCAAAGACCGATATATCCTTCACCTCCCCAGCCTCAAAAGCTTGACGGAAAACCCATGTAGCCTCTTCTATGCGACCGGCTCTAGCAAGAATCGTAATTGCAGTCTCCCTAGGGATATTGTCTGGGCGCTTGAGCTCATGAAGTAAACGCTTAGCATGAGCAACCAAGCCTACTCTCTCATAAGCCACAATCATGGTCTGATAAAGAACCTGATCAATCTCAACCCCAGAGCTCCTCAGCTTTTGAAACAGCATTGCTGCCCGATCCAGTTTCCCAGCCTTACCCCATATAGATATAATCGTTGAGTATGTAATTGCATTTGGCTGAACCCCTCTCTGCTGCATTTCTTGCACAAGATTCGTAGCTTTTTCGTGTTCAAGTGACTTCCCATAAATCTTGATCATCGTATTGTATGTGACAACGTTCTGCTCAATATCCATTCTCTGCATCAATCGAAAAAGATGGATGGCTTCCCCGAAAAGCTCAGCATCGCCATAAACCCTCAAAAGAGTATTGTAACTAACAACATTGGGTTCAAGTCCCATTTTCCTCATGCCCCAAAACAACCTGTcagcttccttagccatatcaAGCTGCCCGTAAACATCAATCATGACATTGCACGTCGTGAGATCAAGCGGACACTTAACCTCGTTCATCTCAGAGAACACAGACAACGCCTCAACAAACTTTTGGTTCTCAATGTACATGCTCAAAAGCGTCGAATAACTAACTGTATCTGGCAAAACACCAACCGCCCTCATCTCCTTAATAAGGAGCCGAGCTTCCCTAAACAACctagctttcccaaacacattGATCATCGAATTGTAAGCCACAAGGTCCGGCATAATCCCCGACCTCTTCAACCTCGAAAAAATCGAAATTGCCTTGGAATAATCACACAACTTACGCGAAAGCTCAATCAAGTTGCTGTACAGAACAAGATCGCCGGGCACACGGTCCTGCTCCATCTTCTGGAGCCAAGAGAGCGCCGAATCAAACATACCCGCCTTCCCAAAAGAAGTAATCAGCGTCGAATAAGTGTACCTATCAGGTGCCAGCGCTCGCTGGCGCATTTCGTCGAACAGTCCGTGTGCAATCTCCCACTGCTTGGCGCGAAGCACGTTTCGTATCACAACATTGTAAGCGAACACGGAGGGAGTGTACAGAGCTTCCTCGTTAATCCAATCGAGGATAGCGAGTGACCGCTGCCAATCAGACTCCCGCGAGAGCAGCGAAACCATGAACCGAATCGACAGCTGCCGGCCTTTGTAGGCCGACATTAGAGAGTACAGTTCCAGCTCGTTCTGGGTCTGTCCGATTGATGACAAGAGCTCGTCCATGTCGACGCTGTGGTCCAAATGCGACGGACCTTGCTGGTTTCTGGGGCGGCGGTTCTGGTGGGACGGCGTGGAGGAGGGAGACGGCGCCGTTTTGAGCTGCGGGGTTCTCCTCCAGACATTTCTGGTTGGCGAAGAAGATGAGAATCCAATGGGTCGG from Pyrus communis chromosome 7, drPyrComm1.1, whole genome shotgun sequence encodes the following:
- the LOC137740886 gene encoding pentatricopeptide repeat-containing protein At5g39980, chloroplastic codes for the protein MQLGTASSSFSIPVLTPNKSHNYTAVPFTFNHREPKPRTCFRPIGFSSSSPTRNVWRRTPQLKTAPSPSSTPSHQNRRPRNQQGPSHLDHSVDMDELLSSIGQTQNELELYSLMSAYKGRQLSIRFMVSLLSRESDWQRSLAILDWINEEALYTPSVFAYNVVIRNVLRAKQWEIAHGLFDEMRQRALAPDRYTYSTLITSFGKAGMFDSALSWLQKMEQDRVPGDLVLYSNLIELSRKLCDYSKAISIFSRLKRSGIMPDLVAYNSMINVFGKARLFREARLLIKEMRAVGVLPDTVSYSTLLSMYIENQKFVEALSVFSEMNEVKCPLDLTTCNVMIDVYGQLDMAKEADRLFWGMRKMGLEPNVVSYNTLLRVYGDAELFGEAIHLFRLMQRMDIEQNVVTYNTMIKIYGKSLEHEKATNLVQEMQQRGVQPNAITYSTIISIWGKAGKLDRAAMLFQKLRSSGVEIDQVLYQTMIVAYERVGLVAHAKRLLHELKRPDNIPRETAITILARAGRIEEATWVFRQAFEAGEVKDISVFGCMIDLFSRNRKYANCIEVFEKMRVAGYFPASNVIDLVLNAYGKLREFEKADAVYSEMQEEGCVFSDEVHFQMLSLYGARKDFKMVESLFERLISDPNINKKELHLVVASIYERSNRLNDASRVMNKMNERRIMMS